The Cuculus canorus isolate bCucCan1 chromosome 16, bCucCan1.pri, whole genome shotgun sequence genome includes a region encoding these proteins:
- the MYH7B gene encoding myosin-7B isoform X2 has translation MEAFGNAKTIRNDNSSRFGKFIRIHFGPSGKLASADIDIYLLEKSRVIFQQPKERSYHIYYQILSGKKPELQDMLLLSLNPYDYHFCSQGVTTVDNLDDGEELMATDHAMDILGFSNDEKYGSYKIVGAIMHFGNMKFKQKQREEQAEADGTESADKAAYLMGISSADLIKGLLHPRVKVGNEYVTKGQNVEQVVYAVGALAKATYDRMFKWLVTRINKTLDTKLARQFFIGVLDIAGFEIFDFNSFEQLCINFTNEKLQQFFNHHMFVLEQEEYKKEGIEWVFIDFGLDLQACIDLIEKPLGILSILEEECMFPKASDMSFKAKLYDNHIGKSPNFQKPRPDKKRKYEAHFELVHYAGVVPYNIVGWLDKNKDPLNETVVSVFQKSQNKLLASLYENYVGSTSDEPHKPGTKEKRKKAASFQTVSQLHKENLNKLMTNLRSTQPHFVRCIIPNETKTPGAMDAFLVLHQLRCNGVLEGIRICRKGFPNRILYADFKQRYRILNPAAIPDDKFVDSRKATEKLLSSLELDHSQYKFGHTKVFFKAGLLGLLEEMRDERLAKILTMLQARIRGHLMRIEYQKIISRREALYTIQWNIRAFNAVKNWSWMKLFFKIKPLLKSAQTEKEMSNLKEEFQKLKEALEKSEAKRKELEEKQVSMIQEKNDLALQLQAEQDNLADAEERCDLLIKSKIQLEAKVKELTERLEDEEEMNSDLTAKRRKLEDECAELKKDIDDLEITLAKVEKEKHATENKVKNLIEEMAALDEIIAKLTKEKKALQEAHQQALDDLQAEEDKVNTLTKAKVKLEQQVDDLESSLEQEKKVRMDLERAKRKLEGDLKLTQESVMDLENDKQQLEEKLKKKDFEMSQLNSRIEDGQVTEAQLQKKIKELQARIEELEEELEAERAARAKVEKQRAEVSRELEELSERLEEAGGATATQLEMNKKREAEFLKLRRDLEEATLQHESTAAALRKKHADSVAELSEQIDNLQRVKQKLEKEKSEMKMEVDDLSSNIEYLTKNKANAEKLCRTYEDQLSEAKSKVDELQRQLNDVSTQRGRLQTENGELSRLLEEKESFINQLSRGKTSFTQNIEELKRQLEEETKSKNALAHALQASRHDCDLLREQYEEEVEAKSELQRNLSKANAEVAQWRTKYETDAIQRTEELEEAKKKLAIRLQEAEEAVEAAHAKCSSLEKTKHRLQTEIEDLSVDLERANSACAALDKKQRNFDRILAEWKQKYEETQAELEASQKESRSLSTELFKLKNAYEESLDNLETLKRENKNLQEEIADLTDQIGMSGKTIHELEKLKKALENEKSDIQAALEEAEGALEHEESKTLRIQLELNQIKADVDRKLAEKDEEFENLRRNHQRAMDSMQATLDAEARAKNEAVRLRKKMEGDLNEMEIQLSHANRQAAEFQKLVRQLQAQIKDLQIELDDTQRHNDDLKEQAAALERRNNLLMAEVEELRAALEQAERSRKLAEQELLEATERVNLLHSQNTGLINQKKKLEADISQLSGEVEDAVQECRNAEEKAKKAITDAAMMAEELKKEQDTSAHLERMKKNMEQTIKDLQMRLDEAEQIALKGGKKQIQKLEARVRELEGELDMEQKKMAEAQKGIRKYERRIKEMSYQAEEDRKNLTRMQDLIDKLQSKVKSYKRQFEEAEQQANSNLVKYRKVQHELDDAEERADIAETQVNKLRARTREVITSKHE, from the exons ATCTTCTGGAAAAATCAAGAGTGATTTTCCAGCAACCCAAAGAGCGAAGCTACCACATCTACTACCAGATTCTCTCTGGGAAGAAACCGGAGCTGCAAG atatgctgctgctttccctcaACCCCTATGACTACCACTTCTGCTCTCAAGGCGTAACAACTGTGGACAACCTGGATGATGGCGAGGAGCTCATGGCGACAGAT cacGCCATGGACATCTTGGGCTTCAGCAATGATGAGAAATACGGCTCCTATAAAATAGTGGGCGCTATCATGCACTTCGGCAACATGAAGTTCAAGCAAAAGCAGCGAGaagagcaggcagaggctgATGGCACTGAAA GTGCTGACAAAGCTGCCTACCTCATGGGAATCAGCTCAGCTGACCTCATCAAGGGGTTGCTCCATCCTCGTGTGAAAGTGGGCAATGAGTACGTGACCAAAGGTCAGAACGTGGAACAG GTTGTCTACGCTGTGGGAGCCCTGGCTAAAGCCACCTATGATCGTATGTTCAAGTGGTTGGTGACTCGGATCAACAAGACCCTAGACACCAAGCTGGCCAGACAGTTCTTCATTGGAGTGCTGGACATTGCAGGCTTTGAGATCTTTGAT ttCAACAGCTTTGAGCAGCTGTGCATCAACTTCACCAACGAGAAGCTGCAACAGTTTTTCAATCACCACATGTTTGTCCTGGAGCAAGAAGAATACAAGAAGGAAGGCATTGAGTGGGTCTTCATTGACTTTGGCCTGGACCTCCAGGCTTGCATTGACCTGATTGAGAAG CCGCTGGGAATCCTGTCCATCCTCGAAGAGGAGTGCATGTTCCCGAAGGCCTCTGACATGTCGTTCAAAGCTAAGCTCTATGACAACCATATTGGAAAGTCACCCAACTTCCAGAAGCCCCGTCCAGATAAAAAGCGGAAATACGAGGCCCACTTTGAGCTGGTGCATTATGCTGGTGTG GTGCCGTACAACATCGTTGGGTGGTTGGACAAGAACAAGGACCCCCTGAATGAGACAGTGGTGTCTGTCTTCCAAAAATCCCAAAACAAGCTCCTGGCCTCCCTCTATGAGAACTATGTGGGCTCTACTTCAG ATGAACCTCACAAGCCAGGGACCAAGGAGAAACGTAAAAAGGCAGCTTCTTTCCAAACAGTGTCACAGCTGCACAAG GAGAATCTCAACAAGCTGATGACCAACCTGCGCTCCACTCAGCCCCACTTTGTCCGCTGCATCATTCCCAATGAGACAAAGACCCCAG GAGCCATGGATGCCTTCCTGGTGCTGCACCAGCTGCGGTGTAATGGTGTCCTTGAAGGTATCCGCATCTGCCGTAAGGGGTTCCCCAACAGGATCCTCTATGCTGACTTCAAGCAACG CTACCGTATCCTGAATCCAGCAGCCATTCCAGATGATAAGTTTGTGGACAGCAGAAAGgccacagagaagctgctgagcTCCCTGGAACTGGACCACTCACAGTACAAGTTTGGTCATACCAAG GTGTTTTTCAAGGCTGGTTTGCTGGGCCTGCTGGAAGAGATGAGAGATGAGCGTCTGGCCAAGATCCTGACCATGCTGCAGGCCAGAATCCGTGGGCACCTCATGCGCATTGAGTATCAGAAGATCATCAGCAGGAG GGAAGCCCTCTATACCATTCAGTGGAACATCCGTGCCTTCAATGCTGTCAAGAACTGGTCCTGGATGAAGTTGTTCTTCAAGATCAAGCCTTTACTCAAGTCTGCTCAGACTGAGAAGGAAATGTCTAATCTGAAGGAGGAGTTCCAGAAGCTAAAGGAGGCTCTGGAGAAGTCAGAGGCtaagaggaaggagctggaagagaagcaggtctccatgatccaagagaaGAATGACCTggctctccagctgcaggca GAGCAAGACAACCTGGCAGATGCAGAGGAACGCTGCGACCTGCTTATCAAGTCCAagatccagctggaggccaaaGTGAAGGAGCTGACGGAACGtctggaggatgaggaggagatgAATTCTGACCTCACCGCCAAGAGACGCAAGCTGGAGGATGAGTGTGCAGAGCTGAAGAAGGACATCGATGACCTAGAGATCACGCTGGCCaaggtggagaaggagaaacaTGCGACAGAGAACAAG GTTAAAAACTTGATTGAAGAGATGGCTGCTCTGGATGAGATCATTGCCAAGCtgacaaaagagaagaaagcccTGCAGGAGGCCCATCAGCAGGCCCTGGATGACCTGCAGGCTGAGGAAGACAAGGTCAACACTCTGACCAAAGCCAAGGTCAAACTGGAGCAACAAGTGGATGAT CTGGAAAGCTCTcttgaacaagaaaagaaagtccGCATGGACCTGGAGAGAGCAAAGAGGAAGCTTGAAGGAGACCTGAAGTTGACACAAGAGTCAGTAATGGATCTGGAGAATgacaagcagcagctggaggaaaaactCAAAAA GAAAGACTTTGAAATGAGTCAGCTGAACTCCAGGATTGAAGATGGGCAAGTGACTGAGGCCCAGCTGCAGAAGAAGATCAAGGAGCTGCAG GCCCGcattgaggagctggaagaggagctggaggctgaGCGTGCCGCCAGAGCCAAGGTGGAGAAGCAGCGGGCAGAAGTGTCAcgggagctggaggagctgagcgagaggctggaggaggctggTGGAGCAACGGCCACGCAGTTGGAGATGAACAAGAAGCGGGAAGCAGAATTCCTGAAGCTGCGGCGGGACCTGGAGGAGGCAACCCTGCAGCATGAGTCGACGGCAGCCGCTCTGCGGAAGAAGCACGCAGACAGCGTGGCGGAGCTGAGCGAGCAGATCGACAACCTGCAGCGTGTCaagcagaagctggagaaagagaagagtgagaTGAAGATGGAGGTGGATGATCTGTCATCAAACATTGAATACCTCACTAAGAACAAG GCCAATGCTGAGAAGCTTTGCCGCACATATGAGGACCAGCTAAGCGAGGCCAAGTCCAAAGTGGACGAGCTGCAACGACAACTGAACGACGTGAGCACGCAGCGGGGCCGACTGCAGACCGAGAACG GGGAGCTTAGTCGGCTGCTGGAAGAGAAGGAGTCCTTCATCAATCAGTTAAGCCGTGGCAAGACCTCATTCACACAGAACATAGAGGAACTCAagaggcagctggaggaagagacCAAG AGCAAGAATGCCCTGGCCCATGCCCTGCAAGCCTCCCGGCACGACTGTGACCTCTTGCGGGAGCAGTacgaggaggaggtggaggccAAGAGTGAGCTCCAGAGGAACTTGTCTAAAGCCAACGCAGAAGTGGCCCAGTGGAGGACCAAGTATGAGACGGATGCTATCCAGAGGacggaggagctggaggaagccAA GAAGAAGCTGGCCATCcggctgcaggaggcagaggaggcagTGGAGGCTGCTCATGCCAAGTGCTCTTCGCTGGAAAAGACCAAACACCGGTTGCAGACAGAGATCGAGGACCTCTCAGTGGACCTGGAACGCGCCAACtcagcctgtgctgctctggacAAGAAGCAGCGCAACTTTGACAGGATCCTGGCTGAGTGGAAGCAGAAGTATGAAGAGACCCAGGCGGAGCTGGAGGCATCGCAGAAGGAGTCTCGCAGCCTAAGCACAGAGCTCTTCAAGCTCAAGAATGCCTACGAGGAgtccctggacaacctggagACCCTCAAGAGGGAGAACAAGAACCTACAAG AGGAAATTGCTGATCTGACTGACCAGATTGGTATGAGCGGTAAAACCATCCATgagctggagaagctgaagaaagcTCTGGAGAATGAGAAAAGCGATATCcaggcagctctggaggaggctgag GGGGCCCTGGAGCATGAGGAGAGCAAGACGCTGCGCatccagctggagctgaaccAGATCAAAGCTGATGTGGACAggaagctggcagaaaaggatgAGGAGTTTGAGAACCTGAG GCGCAACCACCAGCGAGCCATGGACTCCATGCAGGCCACACTGGATGCGGAAGCCCGGGCCAAGAACGAGGCCGTCCGGctgaggaagaagatggagggaGATCTGAATGAGATGGAGATCCAGCTAAGCCACGCCAACCGCCAAGCTGCTGAGTTCCAGAAACTGGTCCGCCAGCTCCAGGCCCAGATCAAg gacCTGCAAATCGAGTTGGATGATACTCAACGCCACAACGACGACCTGAAGGAGCAAGCGGCTGCCCTAGAGCGCCGCAACAACCTGCTGATGGCAGAGGTGGAGGAGCTGCGGGCAGCGCTGGAGCAGGCGGAGAGGAGCAGGAAGCTGGCGgaacaggagctgctggaggccACCGAGAGGGTCAACCTGCTCCATTCCCAG AACACGGGCCTGATCAACCAAAAGAAGAAGCTGGAAGCTGACATCTCACAGCTGAGTGGTGAGGTAGAGGATGCAGTGCAGGAGTGCCGCAACGCTGAAGAGAAGGCAAAGAAGGCTATCACGGAT GCTGCCATGATGGCAGAGGAGCTAAAGAAGGAGCAGGACACAAGCGCGCACCTGGAGCGGATGAAGAAGAACATGGAGCAGACCATCAAGGACCTGCAGATGCGCTTGGATGAAGCGGAGCAGATTGCTCTCAAAGGGGGCAAGAAGCAGATCCAGAAGCTGGAAGCCAGG GTGCGGGAGCTGGAGGGAGAGCTGGATATGGAGCAGAAGAAGATGGCTGAAGCCCAGAAGGGCATTCGCAAGTATGAGCGGAGGATCAAGGAGATGAGCTATCAG GCCGAGGAAGACCGGAAAAACCTGACACGGATGCAGGACCTCATCGACAAGCTGCAGAGCAAGGTCAAGAGCTACAAGCGCCAGTTTGAGGAGGCG gagcagcaggccAACTCCAACTTGGTGAAGTACCGCAAGGTGCAGCACGAGCTCGATGATGCTGAGGAGCGCGCTGACATCGCCGAGACACAGGTCAATAAGCTGCGTGCCCGCACCAGGGAGGTCATCACCTCCAAG CACGAGTAG
- the MYH7B gene encoding myosin-7B isoform X1, with translation MEAFGNAKTIRNDNSSRFGKFIRIHFGPSGKLASADIDIYLLEKSRVIFQQPKERSYHIYYQILSGKKPELQDMLLLSLNPYDYHFCSQGVTTVDNLDDGEELMATDHAMDILGFSNDEKYGSYKIVGAIMHFGNMKFKQKQREEQAEADGTESADKAAYLMGISSADLIKGLLHPRVKVGNEYVTKGQNVEQVVYAVGALAKATYDRMFKWLVTRINKTLDTKLARQFFIGVLDIAGFEIFDFNSFEQLCINFTNEKLQQFFNHHMFVLEQEEYKKEGIEWVFIDFGLDLQACIDLIEKPLGILSILEEECMFPKASDMSFKAKLYDNHIGKSPNFQKPRPDKKRKYEAHFELVHYAGVVPYNIVGWLDKNKDPLNETVVSVFQKSQNKLLASLYENYVGSTSDEPHKPGTKEKRKKAASFQTVSQLHKENLNKLMTNLRSTQPHFVRCIIPNETKTPGAMDAFLVLHQLRCNGVLEGIRICRKGFPNRILYADFKQRYRILNPAAIPDDKFVDSRKATEKLLSSLELDHSQYKFGHTKVFFKAGLLGLLEEMRDERLAKILTMLQARIRGHLMRIEYQKIISRREALYTIQWNIRAFNAVKNWSWMKLFFKIKPLLKSAQTEKEMSNLKEEFQKLKEALEKSEAKRKELEEKQVSMIQEKNDLALQLQAEQDNLADAEERCDLLIKSKIQLEAKVKELTERLEDEEEMNSDLTAKRRKLEDECAELKKDIDDLEITLAKVEKEKHATENKVKNLIEEMAALDEIIAKLTKEKKALQEAHQQALDDLQAEEDKVNTLTKAKVKLEQQVDDLESSLEQEKKVRMDLERAKRKLEGDLKLTQESVMDLENDKQQLEEKLKKKDFEMSQLNSRIEDGQVTEAQLQKKIKELQARIEELEEELEAERAARAKVEKQRAEVSRELEELSERLEEAGGATATQLEMNKKREAEFLKLRRDLEEATLQHESTAAALRKKHADSVAELSEQIDNLQRVKQKLEKEKSEMKMEVDDLSSNIEYLTKNKANAEKLCRTYEDQLSEAKSKVDELQRQLNDVSTQRGRLQTENGELSRLLEEKESFINQLSRGKTSFTQNIEELKRQLEEETKSKNALAHALQASRHDCDLLREQYEEEVEAKSELQRNLSKANAEVAQWRTKYETDAIQRTEELEEAKKKLAIRLQEAEEAVEAAHAKCSSLEKTKHRLQTEIEDLSVDLERANSACAALDKKQRNFDRILAEWKQKYEETQAELEASQKESRSLSTELFKLKNAYEESLDNLETLKRENKNLQEEIADLTDQIGMSGKTIHELEKLKKALENEKSDIQAALEEAEGALEHEESKTLRIQLELNQIKADVDRKLAEKDEEFENLRRNHQRAMDSMQATLDAEARAKNEAVRLRKKMEGDLNEMEIQLSHANRQAAEFQKLVRQLQAQIKDLQIELDDTQRHNDDLKEQAAALERRNNLLMAEVEELRAALEQAERSRKLAEQELLEATERVNLLHSQNTGLINQKKKLEADISQLSGEVEDAVQECRNAEEKAKKAITDAAMMAEELKKEQDTSAHLERMKKNMEQTIKDLQMRLDEAEQIALKGGKKQIQKLEARVRELEGELDMEQKKMAEAQKGIRKYERRIKEMSYQAEEDRKNLTRMQDLIDKLQSKVKSYKRQFEEAEQQANSNLVKYRKVQHELDDAEERADIAETQVNKLRARTREVITSKVSSQLW, from the exons ATCTTCTGGAAAAATCAAGAGTGATTTTCCAGCAACCCAAAGAGCGAAGCTACCACATCTACTACCAGATTCTCTCTGGGAAGAAACCGGAGCTGCAAG atatgctgctgctttccctcaACCCCTATGACTACCACTTCTGCTCTCAAGGCGTAACAACTGTGGACAACCTGGATGATGGCGAGGAGCTCATGGCGACAGAT cacGCCATGGACATCTTGGGCTTCAGCAATGATGAGAAATACGGCTCCTATAAAATAGTGGGCGCTATCATGCACTTCGGCAACATGAAGTTCAAGCAAAAGCAGCGAGaagagcaggcagaggctgATGGCACTGAAA GTGCTGACAAAGCTGCCTACCTCATGGGAATCAGCTCAGCTGACCTCATCAAGGGGTTGCTCCATCCTCGTGTGAAAGTGGGCAATGAGTACGTGACCAAAGGTCAGAACGTGGAACAG GTTGTCTACGCTGTGGGAGCCCTGGCTAAAGCCACCTATGATCGTATGTTCAAGTGGTTGGTGACTCGGATCAACAAGACCCTAGACACCAAGCTGGCCAGACAGTTCTTCATTGGAGTGCTGGACATTGCAGGCTTTGAGATCTTTGAT ttCAACAGCTTTGAGCAGCTGTGCATCAACTTCACCAACGAGAAGCTGCAACAGTTTTTCAATCACCACATGTTTGTCCTGGAGCAAGAAGAATACAAGAAGGAAGGCATTGAGTGGGTCTTCATTGACTTTGGCCTGGACCTCCAGGCTTGCATTGACCTGATTGAGAAG CCGCTGGGAATCCTGTCCATCCTCGAAGAGGAGTGCATGTTCCCGAAGGCCTCTGACATGTCGTTCAAAGCTAAGCTCTATGACAACCATATTGGAAAGTCACCCAACTTCCAGAAGCCCCGTCCAGATAAAAAGCGGAAATACGAGGCCCACTTTGAGCTGGTGCATTATGCTGGTGTG GTGCCGTACAACATCGTTGGGTGGTTGGACAAGAACAAGGACCCCCTGAATGAGACAGTGGTGTCTGTCTTCCAAAAATCCCAAAACAAGCTCCTGGCCTCCCTCTATGAGAACTATGTGGGCTCTACTTCAG ATGAACCTCACAAGCCAGGGACCAAGGAGAAACGTAAAAAGGCAGCTTCTTTCCAAACAGTGTCACAGCTGCACAAG GAGAATCTCAACAAGCTGATGACCAACCTGCGCTCCACTCAGCCCCACTTTGTCCGCTGCATCATTCCCAATGAGACAAAGACCCCAG GAGCCATGGATGCCTTCCTGGTGCTGCACCAGCTGCGGTGTAATGGTGTCCTTGAAGGTATCCGCATCTGCCGTAAGGGGTTCCCCAACAGGATCCTCTATGCTGACTTCAAGCAACG CTACCGTATCCTGAATCCAGCAGCCATTCCAGATGATAAGTTTGTGGACAGCAGAAAGgccacagagaagctgctgagcTCCCTGGAACTGGACCACTCACAGTACAAGTTTGGTCATACCAAG GTGTTTTTCAAGGCTGGTTTGCTGGGCCTGCTGGAAGAGATGAGAGATGAGCGTCTGGCCAAGATCCTGACCATGCTGCAGGCCAGAATCCGTGGGCACCTCATGCGCATTGAGTATCAGAAGATCATCAGCAGGAG GGAAGCCCTCTATACCATTCAGTGGAACATCCGTGCCTTCAATGCTGTCAAGAACTGGTCCTGGATGAAGTTGTTCTTCAAGATCAAGCCTTTACTCAAGTCTGCTCAGACTGAGAAGGAAATGTCTAATCTGAAGGAGGAGTTCCAGAAGCTAAAGGAGGCTCTGGAGAAGTCAGAGGCtaagaggaaggagctggaagagaagcaggtctccatgatccaagagaaGAATGACCTggctctccagctgcaggca GAGCAAGACAACCTGGCAGATGCAGAGGAACGCTGCGACCTGCTTATCAAGTCCAagatccagctggaggccaaaGTGAAGGAGCTGACGGAACGtctggaggatgaggaggagatgAATTCTGACCTCACCGCCAAGAGACGCAAGCTGGAGGATGAGTGTGCAGAGCTGAAGAAGGACATCGATGACCTAGAGATCACGCTGGCCaaggtggagaaggagaaacaTGCGACAGAGAACAAG GTTAAAAACTTGATTGAAGAGATGGCTGCTCTGGATGAGATCATTGCCAAGCtgacaaaagagaagaaagcccTGCAGGAGGCCCATCAGCAGGCCCTGGATGACCTGCAGGCTGAGGAAGACAAGGTCAACACTCTGACCAAAGCCAAGGTCAAACTGGAGCAACAAGTGGATGAT CTGGAAAGCTCTcttgaacaagaaaagaaagtccGCATGGACCTGGAGAGAGCAAAGAGGAAGCTTGAAGGAGACCTGAAGTTGACACAAGAGTCAGTAATGGATCTGGAGAATgacaagcagcagctggaggaaaaactCAAAAA GAAAGACTTTGAAATGAGTCAGCTGAACTCCAGGATTGAAGATGGGCAAGTGACTGAGGCCCAGCTGCAGAAGAAGATCAAGGAGCTGCAG GCCCGcattgaggagctggaagaggagctggaggctgaGCGTGCCGCCAGAGCCAAGGTGGAGAAGCAGCGGGCAGAAGTGTCAcgggagctggaggagctgagcgagaggctggaggaggctggTGGAGCAACGGCCACGCAGTTGGAGATGAACAAGAAGCGGGAAGCAGAATTCCTGAAGCTGCGGCGGGACCTGGAGGAGGCAACCCTGCAGCATGAGTCGACGGCAGCCGCTCTGCGGAAGAAGCACGCAGACAGCGTGGCGGAGCTGAGCGAGCAGATCGACAACCTGCAGCGTGTCaagcagaagctggagaaagagaagagtgagaTGAAGATGGAGGTGGATGATCTGTCATCAAACATTGAATACCTCACTAAGAACAAG GCCAATGCTGAGAAGCTTTGCCGCACATATGAGGACCAGCTAAGCGAGGCCAAGTCCAAAGTGGACGAGCTGCAACGACAACTGAACGACGTGAGCACGCAGCGGGGCCGACTGCAGACCGAGAACG GGGAGCTTAGTCGGCTGCTGGAAGAGAAGGAGTCCTTCATCAATCAGTTAAGCCGTGGCAAGACCTCATTCACACAGAACATAGAGGAACTCAagaggcagctggaggaagagacCAAG AGCAAGAATGCCCTGGCCCATGCCCTGCAAGCCTCCCGGCACGACTGTGACCTCTTGCGGGAGCAGTacgaggaggaggtggaggccAAGAGTGAGCTCCAGAGGAACTTGTCTAAAGCCAACGCAGAAGTGGCCCAGTGGAGGACCAAGTATGAGACGGATGCTATCCAGAGGacggaggagctggaggaagccAA GAAGAAGCTGGCCATCcggctgcaggaggcagaggaggcagTGGAGGCTGCTCATGCCAAGTGCTCTTCGCTGGAAAAGACCAAACACCGGTTGCAGACAGAGATCGAGGACCTCTCAGTGGACCTGGAACGCGCCAACtcagcctgtgctgctctggacAAGAAGCAGCGCAACTTTGACAGGATCCTGGCTGAGTGGAAGCAGAAGTATGAAGAGACCCAGGCGGAGCTGGAGGCATCGCAGAAGGAGTCTCGCAGCCTAAGCACAGAGCTCTTCAAGCTCAAGAATGCCTACGAGGAgtccctggacaacctggagACCCTCAAGAGGGAGAACAAGAACCTACAAG AGGAAATTGCTGATCTGACTGACCAGATTGGTATGAGCGGTAAAACCATCCATgagctggagaagctgaagaaagcTCTGGAGAATGAGAAAAGCGATATCcaggcagctctggaggaggctgag GGGGCCCTGGAGCATGAGGAGAGCAAGACGCTGCGCatccagctggagctgaaccAGATCAAAGCTGATGTGGACAggaagctggcagaaaaggatgAGGAGTTTGAGAACCTGAG GCGCAACCACCAGCGAGCCATGGACTCCATGCAGGCCACACTGGATGCGGAAGCCCGGGCCAAGAACGAGGCCGTCCGGctgaggaagaagatggagggaGATCTGAATGAGATGGAGATCCAGCTAAGCCACGCCAACCGCCAAGCTGCTGAGTTCCAGAAACTGGTCCGCCAGCTCCAGGCCCAGATCAAg gacCTGCAAATCGAGTTGGATGATACTCAACGCCACAACGACGACCTGAAGGAGCAAGCGGCTGCCCTAGAGCGCCGCAACAACCTGCTGATGGCAGAGGTGGAGGAGCTGCGGGCAGCGCTGGAGCAGGCGGAGAGGAGCAGGAAGCTGGCGgaacaggagctgctggaggccACCGAGAGGGTCAACCTGCTCCATTCCCAG AACACGGGCCTGATCAACCAAAAGAAGAAGCTGGAAGCTGACATCTCACAGCTGAGTGGTGAGGTAGAGGATGCAGTGCAGGAGTGCCGCAACGCTGAAGAGAAGGCAAAGAAGGCTATCACGGAT GCTGCCATGATGGCAGAGGAGCTAAAGAAGGAGCAGGACACAAGCGCGCACCTGGAGCGGATGAAGAAGAACATGGAGCAGACCATCAAGGACCTGCAGATGCGCTTGGATGAAGCGGAGCAGATTGCTCTCAAAGGGGGCAAGAAGCAGATCCAGAAGCTGGAAGCCAGG GTGCGGGAGCTGGAGGGAGAGCTGGATATGGAGCAGAAGAAGATGGCTGAAGCCCAGAAGGGCATTCGCAAGTATGAGCGGAGGATCAAGGAGATGAGCTATCAG GCCGAGGAAGACCGGAAAAACCTGACACGGATGCAGGACCTCATCGACAAGCTGCAGAGCAAGGTCAAGAGCTACAAGCGCCAGTTTGAGGAGGCG gagcagcaggccAACTCCAACTTGGTGAAGTACCGCAAGGTGCAGCACGAGCTCGATGATGCTGAGGAGCGCGCTGACATCGCCGAGACACAGGTCAATAAGCTGCGTGCCCGCACCAGGGAGGTCATCACCTCCAAGGTAAGCTCACAGTTGTGGTGA